Proteins found in one Synechococcus sp. LA31 genomic segment:
- the ilvB gene encoding biosynthetic-type acetolactate synthase large subunit, whose translation MTVTSVSPTAAAASQSFPQRVNGGYALMDSLRRHGVEHIFGYPGGAILPIYDELHKAESRGWLKHILVRHEQGGTHAADAYARATGKVGVCFGTSGPGATNLVTGIATAHMDSVPMVVITGQVPRAAIGTDAFQETDIFGITLPIVKHSWVVRDPRDIGRIVAEAFLIAASGRPGPVLIDVPKDVGVEEFDYTPVEPGSALPAGFKSTPAPNPEAIEAALALIRQARRPLLYVGGGAISCGAHQQVHQLAERFQLPVTTTLMGKGAFDEQHPLAVGMLGMHGTAYANFAVTECDLLIAAGARFDDRVTGRLDGFAPRAQVIHIDIDAAELGKTRIPDVPVVADVKAALDAMLIASSGEDSAGRTEAWLERISSWKQHYPLVVPAPEGDIAPQEVVAMLQELAPKAYVTTDVGQHQMWAAQFLHTGPRRWISSAGLGTMGFGMPAAMGVQTAFPQEQVICVAGDASILMNIQELGTLNQYNLPVKVVVLNNGWQGMVRQWQESFYGERYSASEMTGGMPNFPLVAEGFGVKGVHISERADLRQQLSEALAHPGPAFIEVKVRRNENCYPMVPPGASNAQMVGLPSHPELAIDTSRECHSCHHVTSSSSLYCPNCGAKL comes from the coding sequence GTGACCGTTACGTCTGTATCGCCAACGGCAGCCGCCGCCAGCCAGAGCTTCCCGCAGCGGGTGAACGGTGGTTACGCCCTGATGGATTCCCTGCGCCGCCACGGTGTAGAGCACATCTTTGGATACCCAGGTGGGGCGATCCTGCCCATCTACGACGAGCTGCACAAGGCGGAGAGCCGCGGCTGGCTGAAGCACATCCTGGTGCGCCACGAGCAGGGCGGCACCCATGCCGCCGATGCCTATGCCCGCGCCACCGGCAAGGTCGGTGTGTGTTTTGGCACCTCGGGGCCCGGCGCCACCAATCTGGTGACCGGTATCGCCACGGCCCACATGGACTCGGTGCCGATGGTGGTGATCACGGGCCAGGTGCCTCGGGCCGCCATCGGCACCGATGCCTTTCAGGAAACCGACATCTTCGGCATCACCCTGCCGATCGTGAAGCACTCCTGGGTGGTGCGTGACCCGCGTGACATCGGCAGGATCGTGGCCGAAGCCTTTCTGATCGCCGCAAGTGGCCGCCCCGGCCCGGTGCTGATCGATGTACCCAAGGATGTGGGTGTTGAGGAGTTCGACTACACCCCGGTGGAGCCCGGCAGCGCCTTACCCGCGGGCTTCAAGTCCACACCGGCACCCAACCCCGAAGCGATCGAGGCCGCGTTGGCGCTGATCCGCCAGGCCCGGCGGCCGCTGCTCTACGTGGGCGGCGGCGCCATCAGCTGTGGTGCCCATCAACAGGTGCATCAGCTTGCTGAGCGATTCCAGCTGCCGGTGACCACCACCTTGATGGGCAAAGGGGCTTTCGACGAGCAGCACCCCCTGGCCGTGGGCATGCTCGGCATGCACGGCACCGCCTACGCGAACTTCGCCGTCACCGAGTGCGATCTGCTAATCGCCGCCGGCGCCCGCTTCGACGACCGTGTGACTGGCCGGCTGGACGGCTTCGCGCCGCGGGCTCAGGTGATTCACATCGATATCGACGCCGCGGAGCTGGGTAAGACCCGCATCCCCGATGTGCCCGTGGTGGCCGATGTGAAGGCAGCGCTTGACGCCATGCTGATCGCCTCCTCTGGTGAGGATTCCGCCGGCCGCACCGAAGCCTGGCTGGAGCGCATCAGCAGCTGGAAGCAGCACTACCCGCTGGTGGTACCGGCCCCCGAAGGCGACATCGCACCCCAAGAGGTGGTTGCGATGCTGCAGGAGTTAGCGCCCAAGGCCTACGTCACCACCGATGTGGGGCAGCACCAGATGTGGGCCGCACAGTTTCTGCACACAGGCCCCCGCCGCTGGATCAGCTCTGCGGGCCTCGGCACGATGGGCTTCGGCATGCCCGCCGCTATGGGCGTGCAAACGGCTTTCCCCCAAGAGCAAGTGATTTGCGTAGCGGGCGACGCCAGCATCTTGATGAACATCCAGGAGCTGGGCACCCTCAACCAATACAACCTGCCGGTGAAGGTGGTGGTGCTCAACAACGGATGGCAGGGCATGGTGCGCCAGTGGCAAGAAAGCTTCTACGGCGAGCGCTACTCCGCCTCCGAAATGACCGGGGGCATGCCGAATTTCCCCCTGGTGGCCGAGGGATTCGGGGTGAAGGGTGTTCACATCAGCGAGCGCGCCGACCTGCGGCAGCAACTCTCGGAAGCCCTGGCTCACCCCGGCCCGGCCTTCATTGAAGTGAAGGTGCGCCGCAACGAAAACTGCTACCCGATGGTGCCTCCCGGTGCCAGCAACGCCCAGATGGTGGGCTTGCCCTCCCATCCGGAGCTGGCGATCGACACGAGCCGCGAGTGCCATAGCTGCCACCACGTGACCTCCAGCTCGAGCCTCTACTGCCCCAACTGCGGCGCCAAACTTTGA
- a CDS encoding M23 family metallopeptidase, producing MARSTLWDCSKAAAGSLAVLLLSGGMAWAEARWSQGVFPVAVFSGYTSHFGPRIGPFGGREPHHGIDIAAPLGSPIRNWWSGVVQQVINDGHCGLGLVIQSGPYEHVYCHLSGSVQGGVYRSGSVSLQAGNRLASGTLIGHVGVSGRSTGPHLHWGVRYGGRWLNPAAILRAMAASQRQGR from the coding sequence GTGGCCCGCTCCACTCTTTGGGATTGCTCTAAGGCTGCCGCCGGCAGTCTTGCGGTGCTGCTGCTGAGCGGTGGCATGGCCTGGGCGGAGGCTCGCTGGAGCCAAGGCGTGTTTCCGGTGGCCGTGTTCTCTGGCTACACCAGCCACTTCGGCCCGCGCATCGGGCCCTTCGGCGGTCGTGAACCTCATCACGGCATCGATATCGCTGCCCCGCTGGGTTCGCCGATCCGCAACTGGTGGAGCGGGGTGGTGCAGCAGGTGATCAACGATGGCCACTGCGGCCTCGGACTGGTGATCCAATCAGGCCCCTACGAGCACGTTTACTGCCATCTCAGCGGCAGCGTGCAGGGCGGGGTGTATCGCAGTGGCAGTGTGAGCCTGCAGGCGGGCAATCGCCTGGCCAGCGGCACGCTGATCGGCCATGTGGGAGTGAGCGGCCGCAGCACAGGGCCGCATCTCCACTGGGGTGTGCGCTACGGCGGCCGCTGGCTCAATCCTGCAGCAATCCTGAGGGCCATGGCTGCGTCACAGCGTCAGGGGCGCTAG
- the hemH gene encoding ferrochelatase: MAKVGVLLLNLGGPERIQDVGPFLYNLFADPEIIRLPNPALQKPLAWLISTLRAGKSQAAYRSIGGGSPLRRITEQQARELQSNLRQRGIEATSYVAMRYWHPFTESAVADIKADGIDEVVVLPLYPHFSISTSGSSFRELQRLRQADPGFARLPIRCIRSYYDDSGYIGAMAELIAREIEACPDPATAHVFFSAHGVPKSYVEEAGDPYQQEIEACAGLIMDRLEQQLGHRNPFTLAYQSRVGPVEWLKPYTDDALHDLGEQGVKDLVVVPISFVSEHIETLEEIDIEYREIATEAGITNFRRVPALDTTPSFIEGLANLVQHALEGPEVNLDQAASLPTKVKLYPQDKWAWGWNNSSEVWNGRLAMLGFSAFLLELLSGRGPLHSLGLL; this comes from the coding sequence ATGGCCAAGGTCGGCGTGCTGTTGCTGAACCTCGGCGGTCCTGAGCGCATTCAGGACGTGGGGCCGTTTCTCTACAACCTGTTCGCCGATCCGGAGATCATCCGACTTCCCAATCCGGCCCTGCAGAAACCGCTGGCCTGGTTGATCAGCACCCTCCGAGCCGGCAAATCCCAGGCGGCCTATCGCTCGATCGGAGGTGGCTCACCCTTGCGCCGCATCACCGAACAGCAGGCCCGCGAGCTGCAAAGCAACCTGCGCCAGCGCGGCATCGAGGCCACCAGCTATGTCGCGATGCGCTACTGGCATCCCTTCACCGAATCGGCGGTGGCCGATATCAAGGCCGACGGCATCGATGAAGTGGTGGTGCTGCCCCTCTATCCCCACTTTTCGATTAGCACCAGCGGGTCAAGCTTCCGCGAGCTGCAGCGGTTACGCCAGGCCGATCCCGGCTTTGCCCGCCTGCCGATCCGCTGCATCCGCAGCTACTACGACGATTCCGGCTACATCGGCGCCATGGCCGAGCTGATCGCCCGTGAGATCGAAGCCTGCCCAGATCCCGCTACAGCCCACGTGTTCTTCAGCGCCCACGGCGTGCCCAAGAGCTATGTGGAAGAAGCGGGTGATCCCTACCAACAGGAGATCGAGGCCTGCGCCGGCTTGATCATGGATCGCCTTGAGCAGCAGCTGGGTCACCGCAATCCCTTCACCCTCGCCTACCAAAGCCGTGTGGGTCCAGTGGAATGGCTCAAGCCCTACACCGACGATGCCCTGCACGATCTGGGCGAGCAGGGCGTCAAAGACCTGGTGGTCGTGCCGATCAGCTTCGTGAGCGAGCACATCGAAACGCTTGAAGAAATCGATATCGAATACCGGGAAATCGCCACCGAGGCCGGCATCACCAACTTCCGGCGTGTGCCGGCACTCGACACCACCCCTTCCTTCATCGAAGGGTTGGCCAACCTGGTGCAACACGCGCTCGAGGGGCCGGAGGTGAACCTGGATCAGGCAGCTTCCCTGCCTACCAAGGTGAAGCTTTATCCCCAGGACAAGTGGGCCTGGGGCTGGAACAACAGTTCCGAGGTGTGGAACGGCCGCTTGGCAATGCTCGGCTTCTCCGCTTTCCTGCTGGAGCTGCTCAGCGGCCGTGGCCCGCTCCACTCTTTGGGATTGCTCTAA
- a CDS encoding site-specific integrase: protein MTAAPPTAHPLDGLIREHNAQLAASGVSLRLERRGERLAIRGPLPSRQGQGSIAVQRISLGLPADAAGLEDARQALRRVVQQLQQQNFNWSQWGSGGRRTGAVGGAAGSVDVEAALERFEHTFFNDPRRRRNPAGSRTTWTSAYLPYLRRLRRLVSSQQQPFGPALLEAALESYPLASRSRQQCGTALAALARSEALQLPADWAERAGGYGLHAAQFRQLPSDRQILDWIERIPNPGWRLVYGLMAAYGLRNHEVFFSDLSALAPGGDRVIRVLPTSKTGEHQVWPFQPEWVERFELPRLGESRSLLPPVRTDLRSTTLQQVGRRVAEQFRRYELPLTPYDLRHAWAVRTIHIGLPDTVAARMMGHSVAIHTRTYHHWITRRDQQQAVDAALARARAA from the coding sequence ATGACGGCTGCTCCCCCTACAGCACACCCGCTGGATGGCCTGATCCGCGAGCACAACGCCCAGCTGGCGGCCAGTGGGGTGAGCCTGCGGCTGGAGCGGCGGGGGGAGCGGCTGGCGATCCGCGGCCCATTGCCCAGTCGCCAGGGCCAGGGCTCGATCGCTGTGCAGCGCATCAGCCTTGGCCTGCCGGCGGATGCCGCTGGCCTCGAGGATGCGCGGCAGGCTCTGCGTCGTGTGGTGCAGCAGCTGCAACAGCAAAACTTCAACTGGAGCCAGTGGGGAAGCGGCGGACGCCGCACCGGTGCTGTGGGGGGGGCTGCCGGTTCGGTGGATGTGGAGGCTGCTTTGGAGCGTTTCGAGCACACCTTTTTCAACGATCCGCGCCGCCGCCGCAATCCCGCCGGTAGCCGCACCACCTGGACCAGCGCATATCTGCCCTACCTGCGCCGTCTGCGCCGGTTGGTCAGCAGCCAGCAGCAGCCCTTCGGCCCGGCGCTGCTGGAGGCGGCGCTCGAGAGCTATCCCCTGGCCAGTCGTAGCCGCCAGCAGTGCGGCACGGCCTTGGCGGCTCTGGCCCGCTCGGAAGCGCTGCAGCTGCCAGCCGACTGGGCTGAGCGCGCCGGGGGCTATGGCCTGCATGCGGCGCAGTTTCGCCAGTTGCCGAGCGACCGCCAAATTCTTGACTGGATTGAGCGCATTCCCAACCCCGGCTGGCGCCTCGTCTACGGCCTGATGGCCGCCTACGGCCTGCGCAACCACGAGGTGTTTTTCAGCGACCTCTCCGCCCTGGCCCCCGGGGGCGACCGTGTGATTCGCGTGTTGCCCACCAGCAAAACGGGCGAACATCAGGTGTGGCCGTTTCAACCCGAGTGGGTGGAACGCTTTGAGCTGCCGCGCCTCGGCGAGTCCCGCAGCCTGCTGCCGCCGGTGCGCACCGACCTGCGCAGCACCACCCTGCAGCAGGTGGGTCGTCGGGTGGCAGAACAGTTTCGTCGCTACGAGCTGCCCCTCACCCCCTACGACCTGCGCCACGCCTGGGCCGTGCGCACCATCCACATCGGCCTGCCCGACACGGTGGCGGCCCGAATGATGGGCCACTCGGTGGCGATCCACACCCGGACCTATCACCACTGGATCACCCGCCGCGACCAGCAGCAGGCCGTGGATGCGGCCCTCGCCCGTGCCCGCGCCGCCTGA
- the cobO gene encoding cob(I)yrinic acid a,c-diamide adenosyltransferase yields MGGELAPETNADAYRRRMARRKEVQQQRVGERNLEKGLVLVFTGDGKGKTTAALGLVLRTLGHGEQVAVVQFIKGGWQPGEAKALELFGDALHWHALGEGFTWETQDRDRDRDLVQQAWQRSLLYLADAERKLVVLDEVNVALKLGYLQIEQVLEGLAMRPALTHVALTGRGAPPALVERADLVTEMKLLRHPFREQGVKAQAGIEF; encoded by the coding sequence ATGGGCGGTGAACTGGCCCCAGAAACCAATGCCGATGCCTACCGCCGCCGCATGGCGCGCCGCAAGGAGGTGCAGCAGCAACGGGTGGGCGAGCGCAACCTGGAGAAGGGATTGGTGCTGGTGTTCACCGGCGACGGCAAGGGGAAAACCACAGCAGCGTTAGGTCTGGTGCTGCGCACCCTTGGTCACGGTGAGCAGGTGGCCGTGGTGCAGTTCATCAAAGGCGGCTGGCAGCCGGGTGAGGCCAAGGCCTTGGAGCTCTTTGGCGATGCCCTGCACTGGCATGCCCTCGGCGAGGGGTTCACCTGGGAAACCCAAGACCGTGACCGTGACCGCGACCTTGTTCAGCAGGCCTGGCAGCGCTCACTGCTTTATCTGGCCGATGCCGAGCGCAAGCTGGTGGTGCTCGATGAAGTGAACGTGGCCCTCAAGCTGGGCTATTTGCAGATCGAGCAGGTGCTGGAGGGGCTGGCCATGCGACCGGCCCTCACCCATGTGGCACTGACAGGCCGCGGTGCACCGCCGGCCCTGGTGGAGCGCGCTGATCTGGTGACCGAGATGAAGCTTCTGCGCCATCCTTTCCGCGAGCAGGGCGTCAAAGCCCAGGCCGGCATCGAGTTCTAA
- the pyrH gene encoding UMP kinase — MAYQRVLLKLSGEALMGQQGYGIDPAIVNAIAKDVAEVVADGTQLAIVVGGGNIFRGLKGSSAGMDRATADYVGMLATVMNAITLQDGLERAGIPTRVQSAISMQEVAEPYIRRRAIRHMEKRRVVIFAAGTGNPFFTTDTTAALRAAEIGADVVFKATKVDGVYDKDPNKHTDAVRYESLSFLDVLSGELEVMDGTAIALCKDNAIPIVVFDLFGAGNIGRAVRGERIGTSILPSA; from the coding sequence ATGGCCTATCAGCGCGTTTTGCTCAAGCTCAGCGGTGAAGCCCTGATGGGCCAGCAGGGCTATGGCATCGATCCAGCCATTGTGAATGCCATCGCCAAGGATGTGGCGGAGGTCGTTGCCGATGGCACCCAGCTCGCGATTGTGGTGGGTGGTGGCAACATTTTCCGAGGCCTCAAAGGCTCGTCCGCCGGTATGGATCGCGCCACGGCCGACTATGTGGGCATGCTTGCCACGGTGATGAACGCCATCACCCTGCAGGACGGCCTGGAGCGCGCCGGGATCCCCACTCGGGTGCAGAGCGCTATCTCCATGCAGGAGGTGGCTGAGCCCTACATCCGCCGCCGCGCTATTCGCCACATGGAGAAGCGCCGGGTGGTGATCTTTGCCGCAGGCACCGGTAACCCCTTTTTCACCACCGACACCACCGCAGCCCTGCGGGCTGCTGAAATCGGTGCTGACGTGGTGTTCAAAGCCACCAAGGTGGACGGGGTGTACGACAAGGACCCCAATAAGCACACCGATGCCGTGCGCTACGAAAGCCTCTCGTTCCTCGACGTGCTCAGCGGTGAGCTCGAGGTGATGGACGGCACCGCCATCGCCCTCTGCAAGGACAACGCCATCCCCATTGTGGTGTTTGATCTGTTCGGCGCCGGCAACATTGGTCGTGCGGTGCGCGGTGAGCGCATCGGCACCAGCATCCTGCCCTCGGCCTGA
- the frr gene encoding ribosome recycling factor, producing the protein MDLEASMRKSVDSTQRTFNTIRTGRANPSLLDKIQVEYYGADTPLKSLATISTPDSSTIQLQPFDAGSLGLIEKAISMSDLGLTCNNDGKLIRINIPPLTEDRRKDLCKLAAKYAEEGKVALRNVRRDAIDKVKRQEKEGELSEDQSRDEQDKVQKLTDKFITEIEKLLAEKEADILKV; encoded by the coding sequence ATGGATCTCGAAGCCAGCATGCGCAAGTCGGTGGACTCCACCCAGCGCACCTTCAACACCATCCGCACCGGCCGGGCTAACCCCTCCCTTCTCGACAAGATTCAGGTCGAGTACTACGGGGCTGACACACCACTGAAGTCGCTGGCGACCATCAGCACGCCGGATTCCTCCACCATCCAGTTGCAGCCCTTCGATGCGGGCTCATTGGGCTTGATCGAGAAAGCGATCTCGATGAGCGATCTGGGCCTCACCTGCAACAACGATGGCAAGCTGATCCGCATCAACATTCCGCCTCTTACCGAGGATCGGCGCAAGGATCTCTGCAAGCTCGCAGCGAAATATGCAGAGGAGGGCAAGGTGGCGCTGCGTAATGTTCGCCGCGATGCCATCGACAAAGTGAAGAGGCAGGAGAAGGAAGGCGAGTTGTCTGAAGACCAGAGCCGCGACGAGCAGGACAAGGTGCAGAAGCTTACGGATAAGTTCATCACCGAGATCGAAAAACTACTGGCTGAAAAGGAAGCCGATATCCTCAAGGTGTGA
- a CDS encoding NAD(P)/FAD-dependent oxidoreductase translates to MSTAHLHDVIVVGAGAAGAAAAYHLSASGHRVLMLEAEAMPRRKPCGGGMAASVQRWFPFDLTPAVDQVIEQVRFTWCLDDPVTAVLPGDSPFWIVQRSRLDHYIAQQAVAAGAELMDRSPAESIQRNDDHWVVESGGHRYTSRAVVLADGSSSRFAGSLELGNPRPRYASAVAVEVEAEVKEPSTARFEFGLVRHGFCWAFPRHGGYSIGVGSFIGKDPVDADAVLDQLLPSLGLPADAGLRQQSPLRVWDGHYPLHSAAGAVVVGDAASLCDPFLAEGLRPALLSGVRSAEALHHYLNATSQRQAGQALANYSQAMREQWGESMAWGRRIAQVFYRVPKVGYQLGIKRPTAPQRIAQILSGEMGYGDIAQRVIKRLLFQRS, encoded by the coding sequence GTGAGCACAGCTCACCTGCACGATGTGATCGTTGTTGGCGCCGGTGCCGCAGGTGCAGCCGCGGCGTATCACCTCAGCGCCAGTGGTCACCGGGTCTTGATGCTCGAGGCTGAGGCCATGCCACGCCGCAAGCCCTGCGGCGGTGGCATGGCTGCTTCAGTGCAACGCTGGTTTCCTTTTGATCTCACCCCTGCGGTTGATCAGGTGATTGAGCAGGTGCGTTTCACCTGGTGCCTCGACGATCCGGTGACGGCTGTTCTCCCCGGCGATTCACCTTTCTGGATCGTGCAGCGCTCTCGCCTCGATCACTACATCGCGCAGCAGGCCGTGGCCGCCGGTGCAGAGCTGATGGATCGCTCTCCAGCTGAGAGCATCCAGCGCAACGACGACCATTGGGTTGTGGAGTCGGGCGGTCATCGCTATACCAGCCGCGCTGTGGTGCTGGCCGATGGCTCCAGCTCCCGCTTTGCGGGCTCTCTGGAGCTTGGCAATCCACGACCTCGTTATGCCAGTGCCGTGGCTGTGGAGGTGGAGGCTGAGGTCAAGGAGCCGAGCACGGCCCGCTTTGAATTCGGCCTTGTGCGCCACGGCTTCTGCTGGGCCTTCCCCCGCCATGGGGGCTACAGCATCGGGGTGGGCAGTTTCATCGGCAAAGACCCTGTCGACGCCGATGCTGTGCTGGACCAGCTGCTGCCTAGCTTGGGGCTACCGGCTGATGCGGGGTTGCGTCAGCAATCACCGCTCCGGGTTTGGGACGGCCACTATCCATTGCACAGCGCCGCTGGAGCGGTGGTGGTGGGTGATGCTGCTTCCTTGTGCGATCCCTTTCTGGCCGAGGGGCTTCGGCCTGCCTTGCTCAGTGGCGTGCGCAGCGCCGAAGCACTGCATCACTACCTCAATGCCACCAGCCAGCGCCAAGCTGGGCAGGCCTTGGCGAACTACAGCCAGGCGATGCGCGAGCAGTGGGGGGAATCGATGGCCTGGGGCCGCCGCATTGCTCAGGTGTTTTACCGCGTGCCCAAGGTGGGCTACCAATTGGGGATCAAACGCCCCACCGCTCCCCAGCGCATTGCCCAAATCCTCTCGGGCGAGATGGGGTATGGCGACATTGCCCAGCGGGTGATCAAGCGCTTGCTGTTCCAGCGCAGCTAA
- a CDS encoding Crp/Fnr family transcriptional regulator yields the protein MNALDTMRALASQGEVLDVPAGQLIFGSGETGDCMFGVLEGSVELSWNDDGGQEVIQAGDVFGAGALVTPEHRRYGNAKALNDCRILVMNREKFLFAVQESPMFAIELLGSIDKRLRQLKDCTKFS from the coding sequence TTGAACGCTCTCGACACCATGCGTGCCCTGGCCAGTCAGGGTGAAGTGCTGGATGTTCCCGCCGGTCAGCTGATCTTTGGATCCGGTGAAACCGGCGACTGCATGTTCGGCGTGCTGGAAGGCAGCGTGGAACTCAGTTGGAACGACGATGGCGGCCAGGAGGTGATCCAGGCCGGTGATGTGTTCGGTGCCGGTGCTCTGGTGACTCCTGAGCACCGGCGCTATGGCAATGCCAAGGCCCTGAACGACTGCCGCATCCTGGTGATGAATCGCGAGAAGTTCCTGTTTGCGGTGCAGGAGTCGCCGATGTTTGCGATCGAACTGCTCGGCTCGATCGACAAGCGGCTGCGGCAGCTGAAAGACTGCACAAAATTCAGCTAG
- a CDS encoding transaldolase yields MANLLDQLAAMTVVVADTGDIDAIHQFTPRDATTNPSLILAAAQIPRYQSLIDRSLQQSREVCGAEAPAEDVVREALDEICVTFGTEILKIVPGRVSTEVDARLSFNTEATITKARKLIGLYRQVGISRDRVLIKIASTWEGMKAAEVLEKEGIHCNLTLLFSFAQAVAAAEAGVTLISPFVGRILDWYKKSTGRDSYPGPEDPGVVSVTQIFNYFKTYGYKTEVMGASFRNIDEIIELAGCDLLTISPKLLDQLRNTEGELSRKLNAFNPAPTDEQIHLDRAGFEAMMHKDPMATEKLQEGITGFSRAIETLEAQLAHRLGELEGAGAFQHAAQEIFLLNDLDGDGCITREEWLGSDAVFDALDTDHDGRLTPADVRGGLGAALAISGS; encoded by the coding sequence ATGGCCAACCTGCTCGATCAACTGGCCGCCATGACGGTGGTGGTCGCCGATACCGGCGACATTGATGCCATTCACCAGTTCACGCCGCGGGATGCCACAACCAACCCCTCGTTAATCCTGGCGGCAGCCCAGATCCCCAGGTATCAGAGCCTGATCGATCGCTCCTTGCAGCAGTCGCGAGAGGTGTGCGGCGCTGAAGCACCAGCGGAAGATGTGGTGCGCGAAGCCCTTGATGAAATCTGTGTCACTTTCGGCACTGAAATCCTCAAGATCGTTCCAGGTCGCGTATCTACCGAAGTAGATGCCCGCCTCAGCTTCAACACCGAAGCAACAATCACCAAGGCGCGCAAACTGATTGGCCTCTACCGCCAGGTGGGCATCAGCCGCGATCGTGTGCTGATCAAGATCGCCTCCACCTGGGAGGGAATGAAGGCAGCCGAGGTGCTGGAGAAAGAGGGCATCCACTGCAACCTCACGCTCTTGTTCAGCTTCGCCCAGGCTGTGGCCGCGGCCGAAGCAGGAGTCACCCTGATCTCCCCGTTTGTGGGGCGCATCCTGGATTGGTACAAGAAGAGCACTGGGCGTGATAGCTACCCAGGTCCGGAAGATCCTGGAGTGGTGTCGGTCACCCAGATCTTTAATTACTTCAAAACCTACGGCTACAAAACCGAGGTGATGGGAGCCAGTTTCCGCAACATCGATGAAATCATCGAGCTGGCGGGATGTGATCTGCTCACCATCTCCCCCAAGCTGCTCGATCAGCTCCGCAACACCGAAGGTGAGCTGAGCCGCAAGCTCAATGCCTTCAACCCTGCTCCCACCGACGAGCAGATCCATCTCGATCGGGCCGGCTTCGAAGCAATGATGCACAAAGACCCGATGGCTACTGAGAAGCTTCAAGAAGGCATCACAGGCTTCTCCCGCGCCATCGAAACCCTCGAGGCCCAGCTGGCCCACCGCCTCGGTGAACTCGAAGGTGCCGGCGCCTTCCAGCACGCCGCCCAGGAAATCTTCCTGCTCAACGATCTTGATGGCGATGGCTGCATCACCCGTGAGGAGTGGCTGGGCAGCGACGCGGTATTTGATGCGTTGGACACCGATCACGACGGTCGCCTCACCCCCGCCGACGTGCGAGGTGGGCTAGGTGCTGCACTGGCCATCAGCGGTTCTTAA